The genome window CTTCAGGGGTCTcgagagaggtggtggtggtgttgttgctgttgctggggcgAGGTTATCGTCGACGAGTCCGTTTCTGGCAGTGAGAGGGCTGTCGAGCATTGCGTTACAGAGGAGGGTTTCGGCTGTTGCATCAGGTCAacaaccgccaccaccgccgccgacaagGTCAGCATCGTATCAATCGAGCAACCTGCTGTTTCGAACATTCACCATGTCCTCCCCCCGCTCCGGACAAAAGAGtaaacccccccctccgccccctccccttctttttggtTACACCCCTAACTAACATCTCAACAGATCCAAAATCCCCAAAATCCTTCATCCCTCCACCCTAACGAAAAAGCTCCAGTCCAAGCTGCCGGCTGCTATCGTGCCGCAAAAGGAGAATATTTATACTGTCCCGAATATTCTGACGTTTTCTCGGATCATCGCAAGCCCCTTTATCGGCTATGCCATCCTACACGATCAGCACGCCCTCGCTCTGGGGCTGTTTGCCTACGCGGGTGTCAGCGATGCGCTTGACGGGTGGATcgcgaggaggtggaagttgCAGACTGTGGTGGGGACGGTGATTGATCCGATGGCGGACAAGATGTTGATGACGGTTTTGGTTGTGGCGTTGGGGATGAAGGGGTTGTTGCCTGGtgagtcttttcttttcttctttttttttttttttggttctcCTTTTCTTGTTGCTTCCAATTTTAACCCGGTTTTGGTTgcccccccctttttttcatGCGGTAGCCTGGTTTCAGGGACTAAAACGTGATAACATGAGCTAATAATGGAGGAAACAACAGTATGGCTAGCAGTCCTCATCCTGGGCCGGGACAtcgccctcgccatctcGGCAATTTACTACCGCTGGATCTCGCTGCCTCCTCCCAAGACGATGGCAAGATACTGGGATTTTAGCCTGCCG of Podospora pseudopauciseta strain CBS 411.78 chromosome 7 map unlocalized CBS411.78m_7, whole genome shotgun sequence contains these proteins:
- a CDS encoding uncharacterized protein (COG:I; EggNog:ENOG503NZR2), whose product is MISYSFRGLERGGGGVVAVAGARLSSTSPFLAVRGLSSIALQRRVSAVASGQQPPPPPPTRSASYQSSNLLFRTFTMSSPRSGQKRSKIPKILHPSTLTKKLQSKLPAAIVPQKENIYTVPNILTFSRIIASPFIGYAILHDQHALALGLFAYAGVSDALDGWIARRWKLQTVVGTVIDPMADKMLMTVLVVALGMKGLLPVWLAVLILGRDIALAISAIYYRWISLPPPKTMARYWDFSLPSAEVRPTLISKFNTFLQLGLMGLTTVAPVVTAVDFSQSLTVLQYIVATTTVWSGASYVFSKDAVKILTQPESKKEKEVVVGEEEGKKK